In Chitinophaga oryzae, the sequence CAGAAGATGTGGAAGAGCTGACATTGCGTTGGAACGCCATGCTGCGCGAACTGAAAATGTTTGATAAACTACAGGCGCAGGGTAACGCGCGCGAGTTGTTATCCCAGCTTTACCTCGATATTTTTGAAGAAGACGAAGCGGAAGAACAGATCAACAACCTGCCGGAAAATGTACCTGCCAACGTAATGGCCATCTGGGAAGAACTGCAGGTGGCGTTACAGCAAACGGGCAATCTCACGGATTTTGAATGGAGGTCTTTGTCTGATGAAGGGGTGTTTGCCCTCAATGAACTGTCTCCCCTGGTACGTACCGGCGCCATCCTGGAAGCGCCCTCGCCGGAAGACTATGAAGCGATGCTGGCCGCAGAAGATTTTGCCAAAGCGCTGCTGGACTATTTTAACGAGCAGCTCGAAGCCTTCGACCTGAAGATTGTCGCCATCGGGCCTGCGCTGGATGAATACCAGTCTTTTTCCTGTTTCCCCATGCAGGACTTCCGGCTTGCCAACGCAATGCTGAAGATGGAAGAATTATGCCTGGTCTGCTTTTTCTGATTTTACAGGAATTAAAAAGTGATTAAAATATGACGAGTGGTCTGGCAAAAGCCGGTCGCATTCAATATCTTAGTGGGCACTAAGTTGGTTGGATGTGAAAATATTAAGGCTGCTATTCCTTGTACTCATTACTGTCTGCGTGCTCCCCCAAGTGGAGCAGCACGATAGTTATGTGCGCTCCCAACAACAGCATACTTTCAACATCACGCAGTATGTGCTGAAACATACCCCCCGGTACAAAACGACCATCAAAAAGTTGAAGCGCCGGCCGGTAGGCATTAACGATAGTCATAGCCAGGTATGTTCCATCTACTGCGCTTCCCTTCCCCCTTATTTTATTTATGTAGATGATACCCGCACAGGATATCACTGCAATCCCTATCTCAG encodes:
- a CDS encoding DUF6630 family protein; the protein is MMMPTGISQADFNWLTNKFGQQGGNSHIDTEEDVIHEIFPDKVVIGTRFLNCATYELSFEGAALTVKKSRLDNYKLGDAAHMIADELDAEDVEELTLRWNAMLRELKMFDKLQAQGNARELLSQLYLDIFEEDEAEEQINNLPENVPANVMAIWEELQVALQQTGNLTDFEWRSLSDEGVFALNELSPLVRTGAILEAPSPEDYEAMLAAEDFAKALLDYFNEQLEAFDLKIVAIGPALDEYQSFSCFPMQDFRLANAMLKMEELCLVCFF